Proteins co-encoded in one Zygotorulaspora mrakii chromosome 5, complete sequence genomic window:
- the SMC5 gene encoding DNA repair ATPase SMC5 (similar to Saccharomyces cerevisiae SMC5 (YOL034W); ancestral locus Anc_7.101), whose translation MVSTMDLHCHVRRDEQDLRVDDQAAKTVSHNKRLKIGNIDHEQFRPGSLVKMKLENFVTYTLTEFNLSPSLNMIIGPNGSGKSTFVCAVCLGLAGKPEYIGRSKKVSDYIKNGEDSGSVEITLKNSPIVKQIAAVEPGDEVIVIKRIMSRLKTKSEYFINGIGVSESTIKSLILQLNIQLDNLCQFLSQERVEEFARLKSDKLLVETIRSIDCDLIAVLNQSKQFQTLQLNTQKELENNNKRVDTLKEKRQKLDESVRAFKEYERKKREIEIHVQLLPYVKVKDHKVKSQAYKRDYEEAKANLKALLKEKKPFSIVQKEVEKNSDSLQDKIDKKIEDMNRGKEKYKQNVDQLELMRENIEKKRSQNKYYRDRTNILKSEILKTKTRLETAEKELSQMESPDSSRLDEISFQRKELIKRETDIRDLIMELDSKGTAISHEVGTLTRQIENRQRSLQGSDRISVLDQSRDLLEVKKAVLYIRSRPEMANKVLEPPIMSISVGNPKIAAYLAQCVDYNTCKAFTVTDSDAYEKYADEILQRFKVNLRELSNYDSNQPIQIPRLRELGFEDYLSNFVSGDRNVIQMLCQFSKIHTIPISRRELSPAQLSSLTSPDKNGRLLFKRMIHGNKVVDIKRSLYGRKQVFMVDSNVKDTNFYQASVISEEHLKRTNSDISQLQSRIENGKAKLDGLALEKNRYKQKVSNNQIEQNSLAKEAHSLNMVRQKYTMKKNEIIQLDADIKQLGSKLKKDVSHKIQAVEEEIAQLIATEMEGIQKVIELAEKLSHYQREHILSELRHFDSKNIDMSMRDVFSHYSQRENELTLEYNEKKRILKDTRKTAEYREWIRQINSYSDETKEKLNEYAEEYEKSHNFNLQFIQSMVDRLESEIATENHDESAITILEEVERELKRLEDIIPTQLQELNEVKQEFHRHFVVLEPRLDDMTAKISARFSQLFNNVGSAGAIQLDKPHLISDWKLEIMVKFRDNAVLKKLDSHAQSGGERAVSTVLYMIALQEFANAPFRVVDEINQGMDSRNERIMHKCIVENACAENTSQYFLITPKLLTDLHYDENMRIHCVMAGPWIPDPVERPEMVNFGQTSRYVF comes from the coding sequence ATGGTGTCGACTATGGATCTACATTGCCATGTGCGACGAGATGAGCAAGATTTACGTGTCGATGATCAAGCGGCCAAAACAGTTTCTCATAACAAAAGGCTTAAAATTGGAAACATTGATCATGAGCAATTCCGACCGGGTTCTCTAGTTAAAATGAAGCTTGAGAATTTTGTCACTTACACACTCACTGAATTCAATCTTTCACCATCTTTAAACATGATTATCGGTCCAAATGGATCAGGTAAATCAACGTTTGTCTGTGCAGTATGTTTGGGACTTGCGGGAAAGCCTGAGTATATTGGCCGTAGCAAAAAGGTTTCAGACTATATTAAGAATGGAGAGGACAGTGGAAGTGTTGAGATCACGCTAAAGAACTCACCAATTGTAAAGCAAATCGCTGCAGTAGAGCCTGGGGATGAAGTTATAGTGATAAAACGTATAATGAGCCGACTTAAAACGAAATCCGaatattttatcaatgGTATAGGCGTGTCAGAGTCCACCATCAAATCTTTGATCTTGCAACTGAACATCCAATTAGACAATTTGTGTCAGTTTTTATCGCAAGAGAGAGTTGAAGAATTCGCTCGGTTGAAATCAGATAAACTTTTAGTTGAAACAATAAGATCCATCGATTGTGATTTGATTGCTGTCTTGAATCAATCGAAGCAATTCCAGACCCTTCAATTAAATACtcaaaaagaattggagaACAACAATAAAAGAGTGGATACTCTAAAGGAAAAACGTCAGAAATTGGATGAATCTGTGAGggctttcaaagaatatgagaggaaaaaaagggAAATCGAAATTCATGTGCAATTATTACCTTATGTTAAGGTGAAAGATCACAAAGTTAAGTCTCAAGCATATAAGAGAGACTATGAAGAAGCAAAGGCTAACCTTAAGGCactattgaaagaaaaaaagcCATTTAgcattgttcaaaaagaagTAGAGAAGAACAGTGATAGTTTGCAAGATAagattgataaaaaaatagagGACATGAATCGAGGTAAGGAAAAGTACAAACAAAATGTCGACCAATTGGAACTGATGAGGGAGAATATcgagaagaagagaagtCAAAATAAGTATTATCGAGACAGGAcgaatattttgaagtcagaaattttgaagacgAAAACCCGCCTAGAAACAGCTGAGAAGGAGTTATCTCAAATGGAAAGTCCAGACTCAAGCAGGTTGGATGAGATATCTTTTCAGAGAAAAGAGTTAATCAAACGGGAAACAGATATTCGAGATCTTATTATGGAACTTGATAGCAAAGGAACAGCCATAAGCCATGAAGTAGGCACGTTAACGAGACAGATCGAAAATAGGCAAAGGTCCTTACAGGGTAGCGACAGAATAAGTGTTCTTGACCAAAGCAGAGATTTATTGGAAGTTAAAAAGGCAGTTCTTTATATTCGAAGCAGACCCGAGATGGCCAACAAGGTTTTGGAACCTCCCATTATGTCAATTTCTGTCGGCAATCCTAAAATTGCAGCATATTTGGCCCAATGTGTTGACTACAATACATGTAAAGCTTTTACCGTAACAGATTCGGATGCATACGAGAAGTATGCAGATGAgattttgcaaagattCAAGGTCAATCTCAGGGAACTTTCTAACTACGACTCTAATCAGCCTATTCAAATACCTAGACTACGTGAATTGGGCTTTGAAGATTACCTCTCCAATTTTGTTAGTGGAGATCGTAATGTCATTCAAATGTTATGTCAGTTTAGCAAAATTCATACAATTCCAATATCTCGCCGGGAATTAAGTCCTGCCCAACTCAGTTCATTGACAAGCCCAGATAAAAATGGACGTcttttgttcaaaagaatGATCCATGGGAACAAGGTTGTTGATATTAAAAGATCACTTTATGGTAGGAAGCAGGTATTCATGGTTGACTCAAATGTCAAGGATACCAACTTTTATCAAGCATCAGTGATCTCAGAGGAACACTTAAAGCGCACAAATTCCGATATATCTCAGCTTCAGTCTCGAATTGAGAATGGAAAGGCTAAATTGGATGGCCTTGCActggaaaaaaatcgaTACAAACAGAAAGTGTCGAATAATCAAATAGAACAGAATTCCTTGGCCAAAGAAGCtcattctttgaatatGGTTCGTCAAAAATATActatgaagaaaaatgaaattatcCAACTAGATGCCGATATTAAACAGCTTGGAAGTaagttgaaaaaggatGTATCGCATAAAATTCaagctgttgaagaagaaattgcacAATTGATTGCAACTGAGATGGAGGGCATACAAAAGGTTATAGAACTTGCCGAAAAATTGAGCCACTACCAAAGAGAACACATTCTTTCCGAGCTACGTCATTTTGACTcgaaaaatattgatatgtCCATGAGGGATGTTTTTAGTCATTATTCCCAGCGAGAGAATGAGCTAACTTTGGAGTacaatgaaaagaagaggattttgaaagatacGAGAAAAACGGCTGAATATCGAGAGTGGATACGGCAAATAAACTCATACAGTGACgaaacaaaggaaaagctTAACGAATACGCAGAAGAATACGAGAAATCACATAATTTTAATTTACAGTTCATACAAAGCATGGTTGACAGGTTAGAATCCGAGATTGCGACGGAAAACCATGATGAATCGGCGATCacaattcttgaagaagtAGAAAGGGAACTTAAGCGTTTGGAGGATATAATACCAACCCAACTTCAAGAACTGAACGAAGTTAAACAAGAATTTCATCGTCACTTTGTTGTATTGGAGCCGAGACTTGATGATATGACCGCCAAAATTTCTGCTCGGTTTTCTCAGCTGTTCAATAACGTGGGAAGCGCAGGCGCTATACAGCTAGACAAACCTCATTTAATCTCAGATTGGAAGCTCGAAATTATGGTTAAGTTTAGAGATAACGCTgtactgaaaaaattggattCTCACGCACAATCTGGTGGTGAAAGAGCCGTTTCAACTGTCCTGTACATGATTGCCTTACAAGAATTTGCAAATGCACCATTCAGAGTTGTAGACGAGATTAACCAAGGTATGGACTCCCGAAATGAGAGAATTATGCACAAATGCATAGTGGAAAACGCCTGTGCTGAGAACACCTcacaatattttttgatcaCACCAAAATTGCTTACTGACTTACATTACGACGAAAATATGAGAATCCACTGCGTTATGGCAGGTCCCTGGATACCCGATCCTGTTGAACGTCCTGAAATGGTCAATTTCGGTCAAACTTCACGATATGTATTCTAA
- the IAT4 gene encoding Iat4p (similar to Saccharomyces cerevisiae YOR012W; ancestral locus Anc_7.105) has product MLNTISVTAATQNCHEANGCIEGVKSHSRTVVPLNKVSSVERASETLFRAFAKSTANDYLLKKFSRIPLNENVSRTRFNAMIYYYTSWFHDLGGEVVEANDYDAVGIWSLPGRHLPATLSEDPKFNKTFFEDLDKRKYEVIPPGMGYYYLFMVGKDPSQPKVRGSVKTMLNHYKERADKDNCAIVLEAISEHARSVYEYFGFKVYLTFKYGESEVNTQGVLDLNGEGFTGYLMLYHKDAQNVFRNC; this is encoded by the coding sequence ATGTTAAATACGATATCAGTTACAGCGGCAACTCAGAATTGCCACGAAGCAAATGGATGCATCGAAGGAGTGAAAAGTCACTCAAGGACTGTCGTTCCTCTTAATAAAGTCAGCAGCGTCGAGCGTGCGTCCGAAACATTATTCAGGGCATTTGCAAAATCCACAGCAAACGActatcttttgaaaaagttctcCAGGATCCCACTCAATGAGAATGTGTCGCGTACTAGGTTCAACGCAATGATTTACTACTACACGAGCTGGTTTCACGACCTGGGTGGCGAAGTCGTTGAAGCTAACGATTACGATGCGGTTGGAATTTGGTCACTCCCAGGAAGGCATCTGCCAGCCACTCTCAGCGAGGATCCAAAGTTTaacaaaacttttttcGAAGACCTCGATAAGAGGAAATACGAAGTCATTCCGCCGGGAATGGGATACTACTATCTGTTTATGGTGGGCAAAGACCCTTCACAGCCAAAAGTTCGCGGTTCTGTGAAGACTATGCTAAATCACTACAAGGAAAGGGCAGATAAGGACAACTGTGCAATTGTTCTGGAAGCCATATCCGAACATGCAAGATCTGTCTACGAATACTTTGGCTTCAAAGTTTACTTGACATTTAAATATGGGGAATCAGAAGTCAACACCCAGGGAGTCCTAGACCTCAATGGCGAGGGCTTCACAGGTTACCTGATGCTGTATCATAAAGACGCCCAGAACGTGTTTCGCAACTGCTGA
- the SPO7 gene encoding Nem1-Spo7 phosphatase regulatory subunit SPO7 (similar to Saccharomyces cerevisiae SPO7 (YAL009W); ancestral locus Anc_7.104) encodes MNILIRENCNHPQKITSRAIGNYFEALYDSSDPEKEMDLEQPVVRLESVDKGSVEFSKSSNSPIHSGFNSPTARRLSNNSSQRRRSNSRNSRTSSGRNVKSSNDISSSSKIFRNLLILEDDLRKQAHRQKVLKWQFTIFLSCLMGVAGFAFYELYFTNESVKGFYRFILQFTLLFITITVSLFHLSGEYKRTIIIPRRFFTSTNKGIRQFNVKLVKVHSSWNEKFTDFIRFTSRKVAHLNIYMLTCVLRLSQENMCVKFWRSVTIRSQPRIGAVDVKLMLHPKAFGAEIREGWEIYRDEFWAREGSRRRKQTI; translated from the coding sequence ATGAACATTCTAATTAGAGAGAATTGCAACCATCCACAAAAGATAACTAGCCGAGCCATTGGCAATTACTTTGAGGCACTATATGATTCTTCAGATCCAGAAAAGGAGATGGATCTAGAACAACCAGTTGTAAGGTTAGAAAGTGTCGACAAGGGAAGTGTTGAATTTTCGAAAAGTTCTAACTCACCAATTCATAGTGGATTCAACTCTCCAACCGCTAGAAGATTGAGCAATAACAGCAGCCAGAGAAGGAGATCAAATAGCCGAAATTCCAGAACATCTAGTGGCCGCAACGTGAAAAGTTCGAATGATATATCATCCTCTTCGAAGATCTTCAGAAATCTACTAATACTAGAGGATGATCTAAGAAAGCAAGCACACAGGCAGAAAGTACTCAAATGGCAGTTTACAATTTTCCTTTCCTGCCTAATGGGGGTCGCTGGGTTTGCATTTTATGAATTGTATTTCACCAATGAATCTGTCAAAGGTTTTTACAGGTTCATTTTACAATTCACACTACTATTTATCACTATAACAGTTTCACTTTTCCATTTAAGTGGCGAATATAAGAGAACTATCATAATTCCTCGAAGGTTCTTCACATCCACCAATAAAGGAATTAGACAATTTAATGTAAAATTAGTAAAAGTGCACTCCTCATGGAATGAAAAGTTTACCGATTTCATAAGATTCACCAGTAGAAAAGTCGCCCATCTAAATATTTATATGCTAACATGTGTGTTACGGTTAAGCCAGGAGAATATGTGTGTCAAGTTTTGGAGAAGCGTCACTATACGATCACAACCTCGCATTGGCGCTGTGGACGTCAAACTGATGTTACATCCGAAAGCTTTCGGCGCTGAGATCAGAGAGGGCTGGGAAATTTATCGAGACGAATTTTGGGCAAGAGAGGGCTCGCGAAGACGTAAGCAGACCATATGA
- the MDM10 gene encoding Mdm10p (similar to Saccharomyces cerevisiae MDM10 (YAL010C); ancestral locus Anc_7.103), with product MLDYMHHILRSFEQSTNWNCDNSYANITATSQALLNFNIPTAFEFQVSGATTPYTFNTLRVSTQKILNGSLTYLYTDAENLDKIVQSSTSIYLQDAAQTYKYLQPFYNHKFDDIKPTTPKSLYYGKIYFPNSNLEAMIVKRLNRYTQLTLKCLSSFKDYNILTCYWQRDTGRNSQEAIFSTNDFLCGYRCLHNFLGVPSKTNMSLYNNSSLSIGGELWLGLITLSPGCSTTLRYCTHSPNTGRPLTLTFTWNPLFGHLSSTYSAKSSSNTTFGVKYDFNLYSIESNLSFGCEFWKRSRNETNNSPSNLPANSESESVSKGESLMYHHLTAPNASHFNNLATIKTNDKQREQILSDLAATFSTSLRKMDEEKYTIQQFTKLINNSDFTSVWKFSFSLKDKNLKALWEGKFKGFLLSAGTELRKTDMASSIQDPLSQNQKLSIYPVKFGLQLQYAT from the coding sequence ATGCTAGATTACATGCACCACATATTACGATCTTTTGAGCAAAGTACCAATTGGAATTGTGATAACAGTTATGCTAACATTACCGCTACCTCCCAAGCtttattgaatttcaaCATTCCAACAGCATTCGAGTTTCAAGTGTCCGGTGCAACAACACCCTATACATTCAATACTTTGAGAGTATCAACgcaaaagatattgaatgGTTCTCTGACATATTTGTACACTGATGCAGAAAATCTAGATAAAATAGTtcaatcttcaacttcaattTATCTACAAGATGCTGCACAAACTTATAAGTATCTACAACCATTCTACAACCATAAATTTGATGACATAAAACCAACGACTCCAAAGTCTCTGTATTACGGCAAGATTTATTTTCCTAACTCAAATCTGGAAGCGATGATTGTTAAAAGACTCAATCGATATACACAGCTGACGTTAAAGTGCTTAAGCAGCTTTAAAGACTACAACATATTGACATGCTATTGGCAGCGAGATACGGGAAGAAATTCACAGGAAGCTATCTTTTCTACAAACGATTTTTTATGTGGATATCGATGTTTGCACAATTTTTTAGGTGTTCCATCAAAAACCAATATGTCTTTGTACAATAACTCATCCTTATCTATTGGGGGTGAATTGTGGCTAGGTCTTATTACTTTGAGCCCAGGCTGCTCAACCACTTTACGGTACTGTACACATTCTCCTAATACAGGAAGACCTTTAACGTTGACTTTCACATGGAATCCACTATTTGGCCATCTATCTTCAACTTATTCTGCCAAAAGCAGTTCAAACACAACATTTGGTGTCAAATATGATTTCAATCTATATTCAATAGAATCCAATTTATCATTTGGTTGCGAGTTCTGGAAACGCAGTAGGAACGAAACTAATAATTCACCGAGTAATTTACCTGCCAATTCCGAGTCAGAATCAGTGAGCAAAGGAGAAAGCCTTATGTATCATCATCTAACCGCACCAAATGCGAGTCATTTCAACAACTTAGCCACtataaaaacaaatgataaGCAACGTGAACAGATTCTTAGTGATCTAGCTGCTACATTCAGCACatctttgagaaaaatggATGAGGAAAAATATACAATTCAGCAATTTACAAAACTAATCAATAACTCAGATTTCACAAGTGTATGGAAGTTTAGCTTCTCGCTAAAAGATAAGAATTTAAAAGCTCTATGGGAAGGTAAATTTAAAGGATTTTTATTATCTGCAGGTACAGAATTACGCAAAACTGATATGGCAAGCAGTATACAAGATCCATTatctcaaaatcaaaaactttCTATATATCCTGTGAAATTCGGTCTTCAGTTGCAGTATGCAACATAA
- the RRN10 gene encoding Rrn10p (similar to Saccharomyces cerevisiae RRN10 (YBL025W); ancestral locus Anc_8.172): MDYTVYEACSDRIIDSDNRVVSADEVLAQKVGELVPIPFKTREDLEIASAQDRKDGLFEGELVPRMDLRVLHYFGTQLVLQKYPHLVGAFDETSLIALGLVVEKWVKDSIVSKDEVDRKRGDDEETGNLGIGVGPSQVICKKVDYRHSPSNI; the protein is encoded by the coding sequence ATGGATTATACGGTCTATGAAGCATGCAGTGATAGAATTATAGACTCAGACAATCGGGTGGTGAGCGCAGACGAAGTGCTGGCTCAGAAAGTTGGCGAGCTGGTGCCCATCCCGTTCAAAACCCGGGAAGATCTGGAAATTGCATCTGCGCAAGACCGCAAGGATGGATTGTTTGAAGGTGAATTGGTGCCACGGATGGATCTGCGCGTGCTGCATTACTTTGGCACACAGCTGGTTTTGCAGAAGTATCCCCATCTTGTAGGTGCTTTTGACGAGACTAGTCTTATTGCGTTGGGGCTGGTGGTGGAAAAATGGGTGAAGGATAGCATTGTCTCGAAGGATGAGGTAGACAGAAAGAGGGGCGACGACGAGGAGACGGGGAATCTGGGCATAGGCGTCGGTCCCTCGCAGGTGATTTGCAAAAAGGTAGACTACAGGCACTCGCCATCGAATATATGA
- the SWC3 gene encoding Swc3p (similar to Saccharomyces cerevisiae SWC3 (YAL011W); ancestral locus Anc_7.102): MPVVLRSKVKSETDTIEDEVPRSSRKPVGRRQRKRRREDNEDASDSVVSDEESAHYSRSLGNSRPFEIVADLPCSLESAQYSALTHPLSVKDSAVLYDSLVRSRKTWVHGEMFDLYFTKTAKPPKESTPTKPDGSPKGMIMQVRDKMQKMCDCIMFGGPHTFPIRLFILKNDEIEQKWQEEQDTKKKEKEEKRKREQDEKKRRIEQKKQQQLLRKQEREKMIQLQKENKAKAKMEQEHLKLKRKEELRKEKEENKKVKKNSSGSNRQPHTSLHRVKQNSSNSQSVTDPKMIANLNLMAQRDPKLNSLMASVAKGDATLDQVEEFKKFIEIAKKSPPPPGWNPPLSTKGSQGTTEKVSVNKTVQPTEHTMSSAQPKKLLVEKSSENTEQSNENIAASKEKFNKSNEKIKAFNEKTDESREKINEPKAATDERMETTDELEKKSKKDADIAAERHRVASGNRRRVKKETELDTKPVSTLSPELNEEDKSMQLTAFQQKYVEGAQLILEYQEYTHSRYMLPKNAIIEYVETTGDFIISWIMVHNIKEIARYKSKRLRELCKEFKTEEEIARVKSEFNIYLQKNCPRPLYSPMTVKISGIHRKFVPIVLNSVDSLEKTQKEMESIMDIGTRLSGYNLWYQLDAYDDKMLAENLRVGLNEHEQELKIRKPKK, translated from the coding sequence ATGCCAGTTGTACTGAGATCGAAAGTGAAATCTGAGACGGACACAATCGAAGATGAAGTACCGCGCTCGTCAAGAAAGCCAGTGGGCAGAAGGCAACGTAAGCGAAGAAGAGAAGACAACGAAGATGCCAGTGACTCAGTGGTATCAGATGAGGAGAGTGCCCACTACTCTAGAAGTTTGGGCAATAGCAGGCCTTTTGAAATAGTAGCAGACTTACCATGCAGCTTAGAGAGCGCACAGTATTCTGCTTTGACTCACCCTTTGTCCGTGAAGGATTCGGCTGTTCTCTATGACTCCTTAGTGAGATCTAGAAAGACTTGGGTTCATGGCGAAATGTTTGACTTATACTTTACGAAGACAGCTAAGCCTCCCAAGGAGTCGACACCAACTAAACCGGATGGCTCACCAAAGGGAATGATAATGCAAGTGCGCGACAAGATGCAAAAGATGTGTGATTGTATAATGTTTGGAGGGCCTCACACATTTCCAATACGGCTCTTCATTCTGaagaatgatgaaattgagCAGAAATGGCAGGAAGAACAAGAtacgaagaagaaggagaaagaggagaaaaggaagaggGAGCaggatgaaaaaaagagaagaataGAACAGAAGAAGCAGCAACAACTTCTTAGAAAGCAGGAAAGGGAGAAAATGATACAGCTACAGAAAGAGAATAAAGCAAAAGCCAAAATGGAGCAAGAAcatctgaaattgaaaagaaaagaagagctgaggaaggaaaaagaagaaaacaaaaaggttaaaaaaaatagcagTGGCTCTAATAGACAGCCGCACACTTCTTTGCATCGTGTCAAacaaaattcatcaaattctcAATCCGTAACAGATCCAAAGATGATAGCAAATCTAAACTTGATGGCTCAAAGAGATCCCAAATTGAACTCTCTAATGGCTTCTGTTGCTAAGGGGGATGCAACGCTTGACCAAGTGGaagaatttaaaaaattcattgaaattgCCAAAAAGTCACCGCCGCCACCAGGCTGGAACCCTCCATTATCAACGAAAGGGAGCCAAGGTACCACAGAAAAAGTATCAGTTAATAAGACAGTTCAACCAACCGAGCACACGATGTCTTCCGCACAGCCCAAGAAACTCTTGGTGGAGAAAAGCTCAGAAAATACTGAGCAATCGAACGAGAACATTGCTGCTTCCaaagaaaagttcaataaatcaaacgaaaagatcaaagctttcaatgaaaagacTGATGAATCAAGAGAGAAAATTAATGAACCAAAGGCGGCTACTGATGAACGAATGGAGACGACTGATGAAttggagaagaaaagcaaaaaagATGCTGATATAGCAGCAGAGAGACATCGTGTTGCCTCAGGAAACCGTCGCAGagtcaaaaaagaaactgaatTAGATACCAAACCTGTCAGCACTCTCTCACCTGAACTCAACGAAGAGGATAAAAGTATGCAACTAACTGCGTTTCAGCAAAAGTATGTTGAAGGAGCGCAACTGATTTTGGAGTATCAAGAATACACGCATTCCAGATATAtgcttccaaaaaatgcaatCATTGAGTATGTAGAGACTACGGGCGATTTCATTATTTCATGGATAATGGTACACAATATTAAAGAGATAGCGCGATATAAGTCTAAGAGACTGAGAGAGCTTTGCAAGGAATTTAAAACAGAGGAGGAAATTGCAAGGGTAAAGAGCGAATTCAACATttatttacaaaaaaattgcCCAAGACCTCTATATTCTCCGATGACAGTCAAAATTTCAGGTATCCACAGAAAATTTGTGCCCATTGTACTAAACAGCGTAGACTCCTTAGAAAAGACCCAGAAGGAGATGGAATCTATAATGGACATTGGTACGCGACTCTCCGGTTACAATTTATGGTATCAACTGGATGCGTACGATGACAAAATGCTCGCTGAGAATCTGCGGGTCGGATTGAATGAACACGAAcaagaattgaagattAGAAAACCTAAAAAGTag